Below is a window of Halarcobacter anaerophilus DNA.
TAACTATTTTAGAAACGGTTTAATACGAATACAAAGAGAAGCCAAACTTTTAGATCATCTTCTACCTATTAAACAATTAGAAAAAATCCCTAAAAAAGTCTATGTATGTGCATATGATTTAAAAAAAAGGAAATTACACTATTTTGATAAAGGTGATACTCAAATTTTATGTATGGCATCAAGTGCCTTAGTTCCGCTTTTTGAACCTGTAAACTATAAAAATATGTATTTAATAGACGGCGGACTTTTTGACTCTGTTCCTATAAAACCTCTAAACAAAGAGATTTACGAAATACTGGCTATCGATCTTTTTCCAAGCAGCAATATTTTGGATAAAAAAAAGATGAACCCTTTTAAAATATTAAAGAAAAAGTTTTTCACTCAGCTTTACGAAAATCATATCTTTACCATTAAAAATACGGATCAATACCTAACTACGCTAAAATTAAAAGATTTTTCAATGTTTACTTTCAAACAATTAGACGAATGTTTTAACCTTGGATATAAAGAGGCAAAAAAGCACTTTTTAAAAGCCTCATAAACTTATTCTTAAATATAAAATTACCTCTTATACTTCCTAAAGTTTTTTATCTGCTATTGGATATAATTGCCTTCAATAAAAAAGAAAGAATAGAAGAAAAAAATCATGTCACAAACTCCTGAATTTACACATTTACATCTACATACCGAATACTCTTTGCTTGATGGAGCAAATAAGATTACACCTTTGGCAAAAAAGGTGAAAGAATTAGGAATGAAAAGTGTTGCTATGACAGACCATGGAAACATGTTTGGAGCAATCTATTTCTATAATGCCATGAGAAAAGAGGGAATAAAGCCGATTATAGGAA
It encodes the following:
- a CDS encoding patatin-like phospholipase family protein, coding for MSDKKFAVALGGGAAKGAFHLGILHFMEESRIEIDAYSGSSIGAIISASHASGVKAKEQLKIFSSQELKDILKFNYFRNGLIRIQREAKLLDHLLPIKQLEKIPKKVYVCAYDLKKRKLHYFDKGDTQILCMASSALVPLFEPVNYKNMYLIDGGLFDSVPIKPLNKEIYEILAIDLFPSSNILDKKKMNPFKILKKKFFTQLYENHIFTIKNTDQYLTTLKLKDFSMFTFKQLDECFNLGYKEAKKHFLKAS